One part of the Desulfonema ishimotonii genome encodes these proteins:
- a CDS encoding HNH endonuclease has protein sequence MEPFAYNLEESDIRRERHKARELRMSQWWKRQCAKGKCYYCGKSTQARALTMDHIVPISRGGKTTKGNVVPACKDCNNKKKQLLPMEWEEYLNRIRQDTEPSL, from the coding sequence ATGGAGCCATTTGCTTATAATCTGGAAGAATCGGATATCCGGAGAGAACGGCATAAAGCCAGAGAACTCCGCATGTCCCAGTGGTGGAAACGTCAATGCGCCAAAGGCAAATGTTATTATTGCGGGAAATCCACGCAGGCCCGGGCGCTGACCATGGACCACATTGTCCCGATCTCACGGGGCGGAAAGACGACAAAAGGTAACGTCGTCCCGGCCTGCAAAGACTGCAACAATAAGAAGAAACAGCTCCTGCCGATGGAATGGGAGGAATATCTGAATCGCATCCGCCAGGATACGGAACCAAGTTTGTGA
- a CDS encoding ATP-grasp domain-containing protein: protein MILSFHPCFAGDVNMLCAGREPAEKELAAIRAADAVILPQGCRQSLYRMARDHCAHVFPNYDAKFDYPRKIGQLRLFQDCGVPHPRTETYPAAAHYFEHYGQRIRTPSVGFPFIFKFDWGGDGDNVFLIRSAQELRNAIRKATEFERTGQYGFLIQEYIPTARRSLRVVVVGEKYISYWRTQEDMDSFCINIARGGRVDPRTDPELRDRAVTDLRAFCVQTGINLAGFDFLFSTADAQQTPLFLEINYFFGRHGLGGSERYYTLLTDEIRNWLDRLKG, encoded by the coding sequence ATGATCCTGTCATTTCATCCCTGCTTTGCGGGGGACGTCAACATGCTCTGCGCAGGGCGGGAGCCTGCCGAAAAAGAGCTGGCGGCCATCCGGGCGGCAGATGCGGTCATCCTGCCCCAGGGATGCCGGCAGAGCCTCTACAGGATGGCGCGGGATCACTGCGCCCATGTGTTCCCCAACTATGATGCGAAATTTGACTACCCCCGTAAAATCGGGCAGCTCCGCCTTTTTCAGGACTGCGGCGTGCCCCATCCCCGAACCGAAACATATCCGGCGGCGGCCCACTATTTTGAACACTACGGCCAGCGGATCAGAACGCCGTCCGTCGGCTTTCCGTTCATCTTCAAGTTTGACTGGGGGGGCGATGGCGATAACGTTTTTCTGATCCGGTCCGCACAGGAGCTGCGCAATGCCATCCGGAAAGCCACGGAATTTGAACGGACCGGGCAGTATGGCTTCCTGATCCAGGAGTACATCCCCACCGCGAGGCGTTCGCTTCGCGTTGTTGTTGTGGGGGAAAAATACATATCCTACTGGCGCACACAAGAGGATATGGACAGCTTTTGCATCAACATCGCAAGAGGGGGACGGGTGGACCCCCGCACTGATCCCGAACTCCGGGACCGGGCCGTCACAGACCTGCGGGCGTTTTGTGTGCAGACGGGAATTAACCTGGCCGGATTCGATTTCCTTTTCTCAACAGCCGATGCGCAGCAGACGCCCCTGTTTCTCGAAATCAACTATTTCTTCGGGCGGCACGGCCTGGGCGGGTCGGAGAGATATTACACGCTCCTGACGGATGAGATACGGAACTGGCTCGACCGTCTGAAGGGATAA
- the era gene encoding GTPase Era yields MQHTDNRFAGFHSGFVMLAGAPNVGKSTLLNRMLGEKISITSRKAQTTRNRVLGVVHRPNAQLVFLDTPGIHQSEKMFNVRIVDVALSAIGDADVIVFIVDLTCPDPESEQIVVEKLRSRNRPVILALNKTDQVKGDVVLAAIDRWRTAYPFHAVVPISAKHGDQVDMLLDEMESVLPEGPPYFPEDAITDMPERFIVAEMIREKVFRLTGQEIPYAAAVTIDAFEEAETLVTIHAAIHLERDSQKGIVIGKGAAKLKQIGEAARKDIERMLGSKVFLKLFVRVQKNWSKDTKALRKLGY; encoded by the coding sequence ATGCAGCACACAGATAACCGATTTGCCGGATTTCACTCCGGTTTTGTCATGCTTGCAGGTGCCCCGAACGTGGGCAAATCAACCCTGCTCAACCGGATGCTGGGCGAAAAAATATCCATCACCTCGCGAAAGGCCCAGACCACCCGCAATCGCGTACTGGGGGTGGTTCACCGCCCCAATGCCCAGCTCGTCTTTCTGGATACCCCCGGCATTCACCAGTCCGAGAAGATGTTCAACGTCCGCATTGTGGATGTCGCCCTTTCGGCCATCGGGGATGCGGATGTCATCGTCTTTATCGTGGACCTGACCTGCCCGGACCCGGAATCGGAACAGATCGTGGTGGAAAAGCTCAGAAGCCGGAATCGCCCCGTCATCCTGGCGCTCAACAAGACGGATCAGGTGAAGGGGGACGTCGTGCTGGCGGCCATTGACCGGTGGCGCACCGCCTATCCCTTCCACGCGGTGGTGCCCATCTCCGCCAAACACGGGGATCAGGTCGATATGCTGCTGGACGAGATGGAAAGCGTGCTGCCGGAGGGACCGCCCTATTTCCCCGAAGACGCCATCACCGATATGCCGGAACGGTTTATCGTGGCAGAGATGATACGGGAGAAGGTGTTCCGGCTGACCGGCCAGGAGATCCCCTATGCGGCCGCCGTTACCATAGATGCGTTCGAAGAGGCGGAAACGCTGGTGACGATCCACGCCGCCATTCACCTGGAGCGGGACTCCCAGAAGGGCATCGTGATCGGCAAGGGCGCGGCCAAACTCAAACAGATCGGCGAGGCCGCCCGCAAGGATATTGAGCGTATGCTGGGCAGCAAGGTTTTTCTGAAACTGTTTGTGCGGGTTCAGAAAAACTGGAGCAAGGACACCAAGGCCCTGAGAAAACTCGGCTACTGA
- the yihA gene encoding ribosome biogenesis GTP-binding protein YihA/YsxC has product MIIKSAEFITSAVKPPQYPPAALPEIAFAGRSNVGKSSLVNVLVNRKRLVKTSSTPGRTQLINFFEVNGQYSFVDLPGYGYAKVPLAVKKTWGPMMRTYLEKRESLRGVVLIMDIRRVPGQEELDFILWLRQYQIPAIPVVTKTDKLSKSKQMKQLAVISETLGVDRDHLIQFSAKTRRGRDQVWAAIEATVNI; this is encoded by the coding sequence ATGATCATCAAATCTGCTGAATTTATAACAAGCGCTGTAAAGCCGCCCCAGTATCCGCCGGCAGCGCTGCCGGAGATCGCATTTGCCGGGCGGTCCAATGTGGGAAAATCGTCCCTGGTCAACGTGCTGGTCAACCGGAAGCGTCTGGTCAAGACCAGCTCCACGCCCGGACGGACGCAGCTCATCAACTTTTTCGAGGTCAACGGGCAATATTCCTTTGTCGATCTGCCCGGATACGGATATGCCAAGGTTCCCCTGGCGGTGAAAAAAACATGGGGACCGATGATGCGGACCTATCTTGAAAAACGGGAATCCCTGCGCGGCGTGGTGCTGATCATGGATATCCGGCGGGTGCCGGGCCAGGAGGAGCTGGATTTCATCCTGTGGCTCAGGCAGTATCAGATCCCCGCTATTCCGGTCGTCACCAAAACGGACAAGCTTTCAAAAAGCAAGCAGATGAAACAGCTTGCCGTCATTTCGGAGACGCTGGGGGTGGACAGGGATCACCTGATTCAGTTTTCCGCCAAAACCCGGCGGGGCAGGGATCAGGTATGGGCGGCCATTGAAGCTACCGTAAACATTTAA
- a CDS encoding pyridoxal phosphate-dependent aminotransferase → MISSRVKDMTSFIVMDVLERANEMEREGINVIHLEVGEPDFDTPACVKHACCDALECGHTHYTHSMGMPELREAICEYYNSTYGVSVDPDRVVVGSGTSPVMFSLFAVLLNAGDQVIISDPHYACYPNFIRFVGGEPVMVPVYEEDGFQYRPEAIREKITAKTRGIFINSPSNPTGNLLSADRMRAIADISGPEGPFIISDEIYHGLVYEGKEHSILEFTDNAFVLNGFSKLHAMTGLRLGYMIAPEAFIPSIRKVQQNFFISANAMVQLAGIAALRDSGEDVARMKATYNKRRQYMIGRLKQMGFGITVEPTGAFYVFVNARHISEDSYKLAFDILEKAHVGVTPGIDFGQNGEGYLRFSYANSLENIAEGMDRLEKYLNR, encoded by the coding sequence ATGATTTCAAGCCGTGTCAAAGATATGACCTCTTTTATTGTCATGGATGTCCTGGAGCGGGCCAATGAAATGGAGCGGGAAGGGATTAACGTCATCCACCTGGAGGTGGGAGAGCCGGATTTCGACACGCCCGCCTGCGTGAAACATGCGTGCTGCGATGCCCTGGAATGCGGGCACACCCACTACACCCACAGCATGGGAATGCCCGAACTCAGAGAGGCGATCTGTGAATATTACAACAGCACCTACGGCGTCTCCGTTGACCCGGACCGGGTCGTGGTCGGTTCGGGCACATCGCCGGTCATGTTCAGTCTCTTTGCCGTGCTGCTCAATGCCGGGGATCAGGTGATCATCTCCGACCCGCACTACGCATGCTACCCCAACTTCATCCGGTTTGTGGGCGGCGAACCGGTCATGGTGCCGGTCTATGAGGAAGACGGTTTCCAGTACCGCCCCGAAGCCATCCGGGAGAAGATAACGGCGAAAACCAGGGGCATTTTCATCAACTCACCGTCCAATCCCACAGGCAACCTCCTTTCGGCAGACCGCATGAGGGCCATTGCCGACATCTCCGGGCCGGAGGGACCGTTTATCATCTCGGATGAGATCTATCACGGCCTGGTCTATGAGGGGAAAGAGCATTCCATACTGGAGTTCACAGACAACGCCTTTGTGCTGAACGGGTTTTCCAAACTCCACGCCATGACCGGCCTGCGGCTCGGCTACATGATCGCGCCCGAAGCCTTTATCCCCTCCATCCGGAAGGTGCAGCAGAATTTTTTCATCTCGGCCAATGCAATGGTGCAGCTGGCCGGTATTGCGGCCCTCAGAGATTCCGGCGAAGATGTGGCCCGCATGAAGGCGACATACAACAAGCGGCGGCAGTACATGATCGGACGCCTCAAACAGATGGGATTCGGCATCACGGTCGAACCGACGGGCGCGTTCTACGTTTTTGTCAACGCCAGGCACATCTCCGAAGATTCATATAAGCTGGCCTTTGACATTCTGGAAAAAGCCCATGTGGGCGTCACGCCCGGAATTGATTTCGGGCAGAACGGCGAAGGCTACCTGCGATTCTCCTACGCCAACTCCCTGGAAAATATCGCCGAGGGCATGGACCGCCTGGAAAAATACCTGAACAGGTGA
- the hisG gene encoding ATP phosphoribosyltransferase — MTEKLKLGVPKGSLQNATIDLFKRSGWKINVNGRSYFPEIDDDDIDCAICRAQEMSRYVESGTLDAGLTGKDWIAENSSDVHVVADLVYSKVSARPARWVLAVPHGSGIEKLEDLQGKRVATELVEFTKRYFAERNIDVKVEFSWGATEAKVVSGLADAIVEVTETETTIRAHGLKIIHELMQTNTRLIANHEAWKNPEKREKIEQIALLLRSALLGDKMVGLKMNAPKANLEKIVELLPSLNAPTVAELHNSGWVAVETVVAGNVVRDLIPGLMKNGAEGIIEYPLNKVI; from the coding sequence ATGACAGAGAAACTCAAACTGGGCGTTCCCAAGGGAAGCCTCCAGAACGCCACCATTGATCTGTTCAAACGTTCCGGCTGGAAGATCAATGTGAACGGCAGGAGCTATTTTCCTGAAATTGACGACGATGATATTGACTGCGCCATCTGCCGGGCACAGGAAATGTCCCGTTATGTGGAAAGCGGCACGCTGGATGCAGGCCTGACCGGCAAGGACTGGATCGCTGAAAACAGCTCGGACGTGCATGTGGTGGCGGATCTGGTTTACTCCAAGGTCAGTGCGCGCCCGGCCCGATGGGTTCTGGCCGTGCCCCACGGTTCCGGCATCGAAAAGCTCGAAGATCTTCAGGGCAAGCGGGTGGCCACCGAGCTGGTGGAATTTACCAAGCGCTATTTTGCCGAACGCAATATTGACGTAAAGGTGGAATTCTCCTGGGGGGCGACCGAGGCCAAGGTGGTATCCGGTCTGGCCGACGCCATTGTGGAGGTGACGGAAACCGAGACCACCATCCGGGCACACGGCCTCAAGATCATTCACGAGCTGATGCAGACCAACACCCGGCTGATCGCCAACCACGAGGCCTGGAAAAATCCTGAAAAGCGGGAGAAGATCGAGCAGATCGCCCTGCTGCTCAGGAGCGCCCTCCTGGGGGACAAGATGGTGGGCCTGAAGATGAACGCGCCCAAGGCGAATCTGGAGAAGATCGTTGAACTGCTGCCGAGCCTCAACGCGCCGACCGTTGCCGAACTGCACAACTCCGGGTGGGTCGCCGTGGAAACCGTGGTGGCAGGCAATGTGGTCCGGGATCTGATTCCCGGCCTGATGAAGAACGGGGCCGAAGGGATTATTGAATATCCCCTGAACAAGGTGATATAA
- the hisI gene encoding phosphoribosyl-AMP cyclohydrolase produces the protein MIELNFDKMGGLLPAVVQDYETGEVLMLAFMDQEAWENTLSTGLASYHSRTRNELWVKGKTSGNVQHVKEIRIDCDDDTVLLKVEQVGGAACHTGHRSCFYKKIEGNEIRVIGKPVFDPREVYK, from the coding sequence ATGATCGAATTGAATTTTGACAAGATGGGCGGCCTTTTGCCGGCTGTTGTGCAGGATTACGAAACCGGCGAGGTGCTGATGCTCGCATTTATGGATCAGGAGGCGTGGGAGAACACGCTCTCCACCGGTCTGGCATCTTACCACAGCCGCACCCGTAATGAGCTGTGGGTGAAGGGCAAAACATCCGGAAACGTCCAGCATGTAAAAGAGATTCGCATTGACTGTGATGACGATACGGTGCTGCTGAAGGTCGAGCAGGTCGGCGGTGCGGCCTGCCACACGGGCCATCGGAGCTGTTTTTATAAAAAGATCGAAGGCAACGAAATCAGAGTTATTGGAAAACCGGTATTTGACCCCAGGGAGGTATATAAATAA
- a CDS encoding penicillin-binding protein 1A — MFRKKKNRKIRKSEGFGKIMLRGVVVLTLLALIGIGAAVAAAVGVYKHYSQDLPPISSLTDYEPAVITTVYSDDNRKIAEFYEERRIVLPYSEIPEMLVRAFISAEDSRFFEHEGVDIKSIIRAALKNFEAGTVVQGGSTITQQVTKSFLLTPEKKFSRKIKEAILAYRIDKKLTKEQILHLYLNQIYLGHGAYGVEAAAENYFGKPVKELTLAECAVLAGLPQAPSRYSPFKHPEFARDRQKYVLNRMVIGGYITREQADEAFSAPLNLRPKHNWYIEKVPYYTEYVRQYVEKKYGREMLYRGGLTIHTAVSIDLQTAARQAVGRGLRDLDKRHSGFRGPLRHLEPEAVEGFSKALRQVRHNTPPEKGDIVSGIVAGVDQKTGAVTVRLGDGEGIMPFREMRWGVRQEKDVAALLSPGDVIEVALKEKAASGKWHLALEQPSQAQSALLCLETGTAHVKAMVGGKDFKSSQFNRAIQSRRQPGSAFKPVIYAAALDKGYTPATELMDNVFIYQDARMKWKPKNYDRKFYGPTLLRKALAKSRNLPTINILDDIGVDYTIDYARRLGIRSDLSRDLSIALGSSGVSLLDMVSAYAVFADGGNRMEPIFITKITDRNGNVLEEAVPHPERAIDETTAYLMTSLLESVVKEGTARKVRALQRPAAGKTGTTNNLHDAWFVGYTPDYIAGAWVGYDQERSLGRRESGGKAALPIWLDFMKKAHEGKAVRAFPVPRGIVFSKIDAATGLLPVPETERTIFECFREGNVPTRYSRRSDTVTESDQFFKTGL, encoded by the coding sequence ATGTTCAGGAAGAAAAAAAACAGAAAAATCAGGAAGTCCGAAGGTTTTGGCAAAATAATGCTGCGCGGGGTCGTGGTGCTGACCCTGCTCGCACTGATCGGGATCGGCGCGGCTGTGGCCGCGGCGGTCGGGGTGTATAAACACTACAGTCAGGATCTCCCCCCGATTTCATCATTAACAGATTATGAACCGGCTGTCATCACCACGGTTTACTCGGATGACAACCGGAAAATTGCGGAGTTTTACGAAGAGCGGCGAATTGTCCTGCCGTATTCGGAGATCCCGGAGATGCTGGTCAGGGCCTTTATCTCCGCAGAGGATTCGAGGTTTTTTGAGCATGAGGGGGTGGATATCAAAAGCATCATCCGGGCCGCCCTCAAGAATTTCGAGGCCGGAACCGTGGTCCAGGGCGGCAGCACCATCACCCAGCAGGTGACCAAATCCTTTCTGCTCACCCCGGAAAAAAAGTTCAGCCGGAAGATCAAAGAGGCCATTCTCGCCTACCGCATTGATAAAAAGCTGACCAAAGAGCAGATTCTCCACCTCTACCTGAATCAGATCTATCTGGGCCACGGCGCTTACGGCGTGGAGGCTGCCGCTGAAAACTATTTCGGCAAACCTGTAAAGGAGCTGACCCTTGCGGAATGCGCGGTTCTGGCAGGATTGCCCCAGGCCCCCAGCCGCTACTCGCCGTTCAAACATCCCGAATTTGCCCGTGACCGTCAGAAATACGTTTTAAACCGTATGGTTATAGGCGGATATATCACCAGAGAGCAGGCGGATGAGGCGTTCAGCGCCCCCCTGAATCTCAGGCCCAAACACAACTGGTATATTGAAAAAGTGCCCTACTATACCGAATATGTGCGCCAGTATGTGGAGAAGAAATATGGGCGGGAGATGCTCTACCGGGGCGGTCTCACCATTCACACTGCCGTCAGCATCGACTTGCAGACGGCCGCCCGGCAAGCGGTTGGCCGGGGGCTGCGTGATCTGGATAAGCGCCATTCCGGGTTCAGAGGTCCCCTCCGCCACTTGGAGCCGGAGGCCGTGGAGGGGTTTTCGAAGGCACTTCGCCAGGTCCGGCACAACACGCCCCCGGAAAAGGGGGATATCGTCAGCGGAATTGTGGCCGGAGTGGATCAGAAAACGGGCGCTGTCACCGTCCGGCTGGGAGACGGGGAAGGGATTATGCCCTTCAGGGAGATGCGCTGGGGCGTCAGGCAGGAAAAAGACGTCGCGGCCCTGCTGTCGCCCGGCGATGTCATTGAGGTGGCGCTGAAAGAAAAGGCGGCATCCGGAAAATGGCACCTCGCCCTTGAACAGCCGTCTCAGGCCCAGTCGGCCCTGCTCTGTCTGGAGACCGGAACCGCCCACGTCAAGGCGATGGTGGGAGGAAAGGACTTTAAATCCAGCCAGTTCAACCGCGCCATTCAGTCCCGACGTCAGCCGGGGTCCGCGTTCAAGCCCGTTATCTACGCCGCAGCACTGGACAAAGGGTATACCCCTGCCACCGAACTGATGGACAACGTCTTCATCTATCAGGATGCCCGGATGAAATGGAAGCCCAAAAACTACGACCGGAAATTTTACGGGCCGACGCTGCTGCGAAAGGCCCTGGCCAAGTCGCGTAACCTGCCGACCATCAATATCCTGGACGACATCGGGGTGGACTATACCATCGACTATGCCAGACGTCTGGGCATCCGCTCCGATCTGAGCCGGGATCTCTCCATTGCCCTGGGGTCTTCGGGCGTCTCGCTGCTCGATATGGTCAGTGCCTACGCCGTTTTTGCAGACGGCGGAAACCGTATGGAGCCGATCTTCATCACCAAAATCACAGACCGTAACGGCAACGTGCTTGAAGAAGCGGTCCCGCACCCGGAAAGGGCCATTGACGAAACCACGGCCTACCTGATGACCAGCCTGCTGGAGAGCGTGGTCAAGGAGGGTACGGCCAGAAAGGTCCGTGCGCTTCAGCGGCCTGCCGCCGGGAAAACCGGTACGACCAACAATCTGCATGATGCCTGGTTTGTGGGATACACGCCCGATTATATCGCCGGGGCATGGGTGGGATATGACCAGGAGCGCTCCCTGGGGCGGAGGGAGTCCGGCGGGAAGGCGGCCCTCCCCATCTGGCTCGACTTCATGAAAAAAGCCCATGAGGGCAAGGCGGTCCGGGCATTTCCGGTCCCGCGCGGCATTGTTTTTTCAAAGATCGACGCGGCCACCGGCCTGTTGCCCGTGCCGGAGACAGAACGGACCATTTTCGAGTGTTTCAGGGAAGGCAACGTGCCCACCCGCTATTCCAGACGATCGGACACCGTCACCGAATCGGACCAGTTTTTTAAGACCGGCCTGTGA
- the lpdA gene encoding dihydrolipoyl dehydrogenase, with the protein MVMGDFVQETEVLVIGGGPGGYAAAFRAADLGMDVTLIDVSERPGGVCLFRGCIPSKTYLFLSELIHDAGRAASMGVTFGPPKIDIAAVRAWKGSVIDRLADGLISLTRRRGVQLIQARAEFQSPDQVRLHGSSEFSGIRFRHAIIATGSRPVPFSGTPFKKGGRIMNSSMALDLPEVPGSLLVLGGGYVGLELGMVYAALGAKVQVAELGDRLLPGMDADLVRPLARRLETDFEAVHLSTRVVALDEDDTGVTVEDDAGTSVRRFDRVLVAIGRNPNTRGLGLEHTGVKTDAQGFIVADDRQRTAQENIYAVGDVAGGMMLAHKASREGKIAAEVLAGEPSAFDAVAIPAVVYTDPQIACCGLTEEQAKRENIPVKIQRFPWKYSGRAITMGAAEGMTKMIIDPASERILGVGIVGRNTEGLISEGVLAVEMGAVAADVALSIHPHPTLSETEAEVAEIFLGSATHIVSKKESV; encoded by the coding sequence ATGGTCATGGGAGATTTTGTACAGGAAACGGAAGTACTGGTAATCGGGGGCGGGCCGGGCGGCTATGCGGCTGCGTTCCGGGCGGCGGATCTGGGCATGGATGTGACGCTGATCGACGTGTCGGAACGTCCGGGCGGCGTCTGCCTGTTCCGGGGGTGTATTCCCTCCAAAACCTATCTCTTTCTGTCCGAACTGATCCACGACGCCGGGCGGGCTGCGTCAATGGGCGTGACCTTCGGGCCGCCGAAAATCGACATTGCGGCAGTCCGGGCGTGGAAAGGAAGTGTCATCGACCGGCTGGCGGACGGGCTGATCAGCCTGACCCGGCGCCGGGGTGTGCAGCTGATTCAGGCCCGTGCCGAATTTCAAAGCCCGGACCAGGTGCGCCTTCACGGCTCATCCGAGTTCAGCGGCATCAGATTCAGACACGCCATCATCGCCACCGGCTCCCGGCCCGTGCCGTTTTCCGGAACGCCCTTTAAAAAGGGCGGACGGATCATGAACTCCTCGATGGCGCTGGACCTGCCGGAAGTGCCCGGCTCCCTTCTGGTGCTGGGCGGCGGCTATGTGGGGCTGGAACTGGGCATGGTCTACGCCGCCCTGGGCGCAAAGGTTCAGGTGGCGGAACTGGGGGATCGCCTGCTGCCGGGCATGGACGCCGATCTGGTCCGCCCCCTGGCCCGGCGGCTGGAAACCGATTTTGAGGCAGTTCATCTCAGCACCCGCGTGGTGGCCCTGGATGAGGATGACACCGGCGTGACCGTGGAAGACGACGCCGGAACGTCGGTCCGGCGCTTCGACCGGGTGCTGGTCGCCATCGGACGGAATCCCAACACCCGCGGGCTTGGGCTGGAACATACCGGTGTGAAAACCGATGCGCAGGGCTTTATTGTGGCGGACGACCGGCAGCGGACCGCACAGGAGAATATTTACGCGGTCGGCGATGTGGCCGGCGGCATGATGCTGGCCCACAAGGCCTCCCGTGAGGGCAAGATCGCGGCAGAGGTGCTGGCAGGTGAGCCGTCGGCCTTTGACGCCGTGGCGATTCCGGCGGTGGTCTACACCGATCCCCAGATCGCCTGCTGCGGCCTGACCGAGGAGCAGGCGAAGCGCGAAAATATTCCGGTGAAAATTCAGCGGTTCCCGTGGAAGTATTCCGGCAGAGCCATCACAATGGGTGCGGCCGAGGGCATGACCAAGATGATCATCGACCCGGCCTCCGAACGGATTCTGGGGGTGGGCATTGTGGGCCGCAATACCGAAGGCCTCATCTCCGAAGGGGTGCTGGCCGTGGAGATGGGGGCTGTGGCTGCGGATGTGGCCCTGAGCATTCACCCCCACCCCACCCTCTCGGAAACTGAGGCCGAAGTTGCGGAGATCTTCCTGGGCAGCGCCACCCATATTGTGTCGAAAAAAGAGTCTGTCTGA
- a CDS encoding substrate-binding periplasmic protein — protein sequence MKHIKVISFFIIMLVLATDAVAEKDGLTIVCDEWPPYQVVEQNNISGFSTRVVKAVFKKMDVSINSIKAYPWKRAITMLEKGKADALFSASFSEARTAFAYYPEEMLVESPWVLWVREEDDLKFDTYDDLIPKKIGVVSGYSYTREFDDFLKKHGNYEEVFMDDLNFKKLNAGRIDYAVAELGNGSYLISKLGLGEIIPLKENPIKSNGLYIIFNKNNIPESFVKQFSEALKKFKNDSLYRYWHDEYLRFDRGQQSAP from the coding sequence ATGAAACACATTAAAGTAATTTCTTTTTTTATCATCATGTTAGTCCTGGCAACAGACGCCGTTGCTGAAAAAGACGGCCTTACCATTGTATGTGACGAATGGCCGCCGTATCAGGTGGTTGAACAGAACAATATCAGCGGATTCAGCACCAGGGTTGTCAAAGCGGTTTTTAAGAAAATGGACGTCAGCATTAACAGCATAAAGGCATATCCCTGGAAACGCGCCATCACAATGCTTGAAAAAGGAAAAGCAGATGCCCTCTTCTCAGCCAGTTTCTCGGAGGCCAGAACGGCTTTTGCGTATTACCCGGAGGAGATGCTTGTGGAATCGCCGTGGGTTCTGTGGGTCCGTGAGGAAGATGATCTCAAATTTGATACATATGACGACCTGATACCGAAAAAAATCGGCGTGGTCAGCGGCTACAGCTATACACGGGAATTTGATGATTTCCTGAAAAAGCATGGTAACTATGAGGAAGTCTTCATGGATGATCTGAATTTCAAAAAATTGAACGCTGGTCGGATTGATTATGCGGTGGCCGAGCTGGGGAACGGTTCCTATCTGATCAGCAAGCTGGGACTTGGCGAGATTATTCCATTAAAAGAAAACCCCATTAAATCCAATGGCCTGTATATCATCTTCAACAAAAACAACATCCCGGAATCATTTGTTAAACAATTCTCTGAAGCATTAAAAAAATTTAAAAATGACTCACTGTACCGATATTGGCACGATGAATATCTTCGCTTTGACCGGGGTCAGCAGTCGGCCCCCTGA